From Ramlibacter tataouinensis, the proteins below share one genomic window:
- a CDS encoding long-chain-fatty-acid--CoA ligase — translation MNARPWLAFYSPGVPADIDPSGYGSLIQLIEEGFQKYADRTAYSFMGKEFSYRDTDAQSAAFAAYLQGLGLAKGDRVAIMMPNVPQYPVAVAGILRAGCVVVNVNPLYTPRELEHQLKDSGAKAIIIIENFAGTLEKCIAHTPVKHVVLAAMGDRLGTLKGGLVNYVVRKVKKLVPAFTLPGAVRFNDALAQGRRATFRKPEINSDDVAVLQYTGGTTGVSKGAVLLHRNVIANVLQSEAWNQPVMAKVPAGEQPTGVCALPLYHIFAFTVGMMLSMRTGGKLILIPNPRDLPAVLTELSKQTFHSFPAVNTLFNGLANHPDFSKVDWSHLKVSVGGGMAVQGAVAQRWLEKTGCPICEGYGLSETAPSASCNPVTSTEFSGTVGLPLPSTWMKCIDDEGREVPVGERGEIAIKGPQVMAGYWQRPDETAKVMTTDGYFKTGDIGTMNERGYFKIVDRKKDMVVVSGFNVYPNEVEDVVAMLPGVLECGVVGVPDENTGEAVKLVVVKRDPQLTEEQIREHCRANLTAYKQPRVIEFRTELPKTPVGKILRRELRNGK, via the coding sequence CTGAACGCACGCCCGTGGCTGGCCTTTTATTCCCCCGGCGTGCCTGCCGACATCGACCCGTCCGGGTATGGGTCGCTGATCCAGCTGATCGAGGAGGGCTTCCAGAAGTACGCCGACCGCACCGCGTACAGCTTCATGGGCAAGGAGTTCAGCTACCGCGACACCGACGCCCAAAGCGCCGCCTTCGCGGCCTACCTGCAGGGCCTGGGGCTGGCCAAGGGTGACCGCGTGGCGATCATGATGCCCAATGTGCCGCAGTACCCGGTGGCGGTCGCCGGCATCCTGCGCGCCGGCTGCGTGGTGGTGAACGTCAACCCGCTGTACACCCCACGCGAACTGGAGCACCAGCTCAAGGACTCGGGCGCCAAGGCCATCATCATCATCGAGAACTTCGCCGGCACGCTGGAGAAGTGCATCGCCCACACGCCGGTCAAGCATGTGGTGCTGGCGGCGATGGGCGACCGCCTCGGGACGCTGAAGGGCGGGCTGGTGAACTACGTGGTGCGCAAGGTCAAGAAACTGGTGCCCGCCTTCACCCTGCCGGGCGCGGTCCGCTTCAACGACGCGCTGGCGCAGGGCCGGCGCGCCACCTTCCGCAAGCCCGAGATCAACAGCGACGACGTCGCGGTGCTGCAATACACCGGCGGCACCACCGGCGTGTCCAAGGGCGCGGTGCTGCTGCACCGCAACGTGATCGCCAACGTGCTGCAGTCCGAAGCCTGGAACCAGCCGGTGATGGCCAAGGTGCCGGCCGGCGAGCAGCCCACCGGCGTGTGCGCGCTTCCGCTGTATCACATCTTCGCCTTCACCGTCGGCATGATGCTGTCGATGCGCACCGGCGGGAAACTGATCCTGATCCCGAACCCGCGCGACCTGCCGGCGGTGCTCACGGAGCTGTCGAAGCAGACCTTCCACAGCTTCCCGGCGGTGAACACCCTGTTCAACGGGCTGGCCAACCATCCCGATTTCAGCAAGGTCGACTGGAGCCACCTCAAGGTCTCGGTCGGCGGCGGCATGGCGGTGCAGGGCGCGGTGGCCCAGCGCTGGCTGGAAAAGACCGGCTGCCCGATCTGCGAAGGCTATGGGCTGTCGGAGACCGCGCCCTCGGCCAGCTGCAATCCGGTGACCAGCACCGAATTCAGCGGCACCGTCGGCTTGCCGCTGCCCTCGACCTGGATGAAGTGCATCGACGACGAGGGCCGGGAAGTGCCGGTCGGCGAGCGCGGGGAGATCGCGATCAAGGGGCCGCAGGTGATGGCGGGCTACTGGCAGCGCCCGGACGAGACGGCCAAGGTCATGACCACCGACGGCTACTTCAAGACCGGCGACATCGGCACCATGAACGAGCGCGGCTACTTCAAGATCGTCGACCGCAAGAAGGACATGGTGGTGGTGTCGGGCTTCAACGTCTATCCGAACGAGGTCGAGGACGTGGTCGCCATGCTGCCGGGCGTGCTGGAGTGCGGCGTGGTCGGCGTGCCGGATGAGAACACCGGCGAGGCGGTAAAGCTGGTCGTCGTCAAGCGCGATCCGCAGCTGACGGAAGAGCAGATCCGCGAACACTGCCGAGCCAACCTCACCGCCTACAAGCAGCCGCGGGTGATCGAGTTCCGCACCGAACTGCCCAAGACCCCGGTGGGCAAGATCCTGCGGCGCGAGCTGCGCAACGGCAAATAG
- a CDS encoding ABC transporter permease subunit yields the protein MLRFLLTRFSLIIPTFFGMTLLAFFLVRLVPGDPIETMAGERGIDAARHAQLVKEYGLDRPILVQYGIYIGRVLHGDLGKSIITQEPVIREFIALFPATVELAVCAILFALLLGIPAGIIAAVRRNSVFDHGVMATSLTGYSMPIFWWGLLLILLFSVQLGWTPVSGRLSVQYFIEPHTGFLLIDSLLSDDKGAFRSALQHLILPAIVLGTNPLAVVARMTRSAMLEVLGEDYIRTARAKGLPPLKVVGVHALRNALIPVVTVIGLQVGVLFTGAILTETIFSWPGVGKWLIEAIQRRDYPVLQGGMLLLGAVVMLVNLLVDVAYGVINPRIRH from the coding sequence ATGCTCCGATTCCTGCTCACGCGGTTCTCGCTGATCATCCCGACCTTCTTCGGGATGACGCTGCTCGCCTTCTTCCTGGTGCGGCTGGTGCCGGGCGACCCGATCGAGACCATGGCGGGCGAACGCGGCATCGACGCCGCGCGCCACGCGCAGCTGGTCAAGGAATACGGGCTGGACCGGCCGATCCTGGTGCAGTACGGCATCTACATCGGCCGCGTGCTGCACGGCGACCTGGGCAAGTCCATCATCACGCAGGAGCCGGTGATCCGCGAGTTCATCGCCCTGTTCCCGGCCACGGTGGAACTGGCGGTGTGCGCCATCCTGTTTGCGCTGCTGCTGGGCATTCCGGCCGGCATCATCGCGGCGGTGCGGCGCAACTCGGTGTTCGACCACGGCGTGATGGCGACCTCGCTCACCGGCTACTCGATGCCGATCTTCTGGTGGGGCCTGCTGCTGATCCTGCTGTTCTCGGTGCAACTGGGCTGGACGCCGGTGTCGGGCCGGCTGTCGGTGCAGTACTTCATCGAGCCGCACACCGGTTTCCTGTTGATCGACTCACTGCTGTCGGACGACAAGGGCGCCTTCCGCTCGGCGCTGCAGCACCTGATCCTGCCGGCCATTGTGCTGGGCACCAACCCGCTGGCGGTGGTGGCGCGCATGACGCGCTCGGCCATGCTCGAGGTGCTGGGCGAGGACTACATCCGCACCGCGCGCGCCAAGGGCCTGCCGCCGCTGAAGGTGGTGGGCGTGCACGCGCTGCGCAACGCGCTGATCCCGGTGGTGACGGTGATCGGCCTGCAGGTGGGCGTGCTGTTCACCGGCGCCATCCTGACCGAGACCATCTTCTCCTGGCCCGGCGTCGGCAAGTGGCTGATCGAGGCCATCCAGCGCCGCGACTATCCCGTGCTGCAGGGCGGCATGCTGCTGCTGGGCGCGGTGGTGATGCTGGTCAACCTGCTGGTCGACGTGGCCTACGGCGTCATCAACCCGCGCATCCGCCACTAA
- a CDS encoding ABC transporter permease subunit: MAAIPSPVTLPAVPPGPLREFWISFRANRGAVMGMLVVLGLLLLALLAPWIAPHAPHETNSAAFLRPPAWQAGGSAQYLLGTDAIGRDILSRLIWGARLSLSIGLGVVAISVVVGIALGLVAGFARGVVEIAIMRMMDIVLTLPSLLLAIVIVAILGPGLVNAMLAVAVVLLPHYVRITRASVVAEVSKDYVTAARVSGAGTLRLMFSEVLPNCAAPLIVQASLGISTAILDAAALGFLGLGAQPPSPEWGTMLADAREFVLRAWWVVTFPGLMILVAVLAFNLMGDGLRDALDPKLKR, translated from the coding sequence ATGGCCGCGATTCCTTCCCCCGTGACCCTGCCGGCCGTCCCGCCCGGGCCGCTGCGCGAGTTCTGGATTTCCTTCCGCGCCAACCGCGGTGCCGTGATGGGCATGCTGGTGGTGCTGGGCCTGCTGCTGCTGGCGCTGCTGGCGCCCTGGATCGCCCCGCATGCGCCGCACGAGACCAACAGCGCGGCCTTCCTCAGGCCGCCGGCATGGCAGGCCGGCGGCTCGGCGCAGTACCTGCTGGGCACCGATGCGATCGGCCGCGACATCCTGTCGCGCCTGATCTGGGGCGCGCGCCTGTCGCTGTCGATCGGCCTGGGCGTGGTGGCGATCTCGGTGGTCGTCGGCATCGCGCTGGGCCTGGTCGCGGGCTTCGCGCGCGGCGTGGTCGAGATCGCGATCATGCGGATGATGGACATCGTCCTGACCCTGCCCAGCCTGCTGCTGGCCATCGTCATCGTGGCCATCCTCGGCCCCGGGCTGGTGAACGCGATGCTGGCGGTGGCCGTGGTGCTGCTGCCGCACTACGTGCGCATCACCCGCGCCTCGGTCGTGGCCGAGGTGTCCAAGGACTACGTGACCGCCGCGCGCGTCAGCGGCGCCGGCACCCTGCGGCTGATGTTCAGCGAGGTGCTGCCCAACTGCGCGGCGCCGCTGATCGTGCAGGCCTCGCTGGGCATCTCCACCGCCATCCTGGACGCCGCGGCGCTGGGCTTCCTGGGCCTGGGCGCGCAGCCGCCCTCGCCCGAGTGGGGCACCATGCTGGCCGACGCGCGCGAGTTCGTCCTGCGCGCCTGGTGGGTCGTCACCTTCCCCGGCCTGATGATCCTGGTCGCGGTGCTGGCCTTCAACCTGATGGGCGACGGGCTGCGCGACGCGCTCGATCCCAAGCTCAAGCGATGA
- a CDS encoding ABC transporter ATP-binding protein, whose translation MALLEIEDLHVEFPSQGAVMHAVEGLSLTVEEGEVLGIVGESGSGKSVTMMALMGLIGFPGQVRAKKLRFAGHDLLGISDKERRRLVGKDMAMIFQEPTTSLNPCFTIGYQLMEALRLHSPLDKAGARRRAIELLEQVGIPAAHTRLDDFPHQMSGGMNQRVMIAMAISCNPRLLIADEPTTALDVTIQAQILDLLRNLQKERGMALVLITHNMGVVSEMAGRVAVMYAGQVMEQRPVAELFADPQHPYTEALLAALPERGPAGHRLATIPGVVPGVFDRPGGCLFAPRCAYATRHSKDVRPELRDWRGGQVRCHYPLGDAERHEAIERDGPVQLETLA comes from the coding sequence ATGGCATTGCTTGAAATCGAAGACCTCCACGTCGAGTTCCCTTCGCAGGGCGCCGTGATGCATGCCGTCGAGGGCCTGAGCCTCACCGTCGAGGAAGGCGAAGTGCTGGGCATCGTCGGCGAGTCCGGCTCGGGCAAGAGCGTCACCATGATGGCGCTGATGGGGCTGATCGGCTTCCCGGGCCAGGTGCGCGCGAAGAAGCTGCGTTTCGCCGGCCACGACCTGCTGGGCATCAGCGACAAGGAGCGCCGGCGCCTGGTGGGCAAGGACATGGCGATGATTTTCCAGGAGCCCACCACCAGCCTGAACCCCTGCTTCACCATCGGCTACCAGCTGATGGAGGCGCTGCGGCTGCATTCGCCGCTGGACAAGGCGGGCGCGCGGCGCCGCGCCATCGAACTGCTGGAGCAGGTCGGCATCCCGGCCGCGCACACCCGGCTGGACGATTTCCCGCACCAGATGTCGGGCGGCATGAACCAGCGGGTGATGATCGCCATGGCGATCTCCTGCAACCCGCGCCTGCTGATCGCCGACGAGCCCACCACGGCGCTGGACGTGACCATCCAGGCGCAGATCCTGGACCTGCTGCGCAACCTGCAGAAGGAGCGGGGCATGGCGCTGGTGCTGATCACCCACAACATGGGCGTGGTCAGCGAAATGGCCGGGCGCGTGGCGGTGATGTACGCCGGGCAGGTGATGGAGCAGCGCCCGGTGGCCGAGCTGTTTGCCGACCCGCAGCATCCCTACACCGAGGCGCTGCTGGCGGCATTGCCCGAGCGCGGGCCGGCGGGCCACCGGCTGGCGACGATTCCCGGCGTGGTGCCCGGGGTGTTCGACCGGCCGGGCGGCTGCCTGTTCGCTCCGCGCTGCGCCTATGCGACGCGCCATTCGAAGGACGTGCGTCCGGAGCTGCGCGACTGGCGTGGCGGCCAGGTGCGCTGTCACTATCCCCTCGGCGACGCCGAGCGGCACGAAGCGATCGAGCGCGACGGGCCGGTGCAACTGGAGACGCTCGCATGA
- a CDS encoding dipeptide ABC transporter ATP-binding protein translates to MKPVVQANGLRQVYKIRRGMFREPAQLQAVGGVSFAIEAGKTLAVVGESGCGKSTLARMVSLIEKPVGGELILDGTDAVHTPMADRRRLRQAVQLVFQNPYGSLNPRKKISAVLEAPLEINTSLSKAERAERARAMLAQVGLRPEYANRYPHMFSGGQRQRIAIARALMLNPKLLVADEPVSALDVSIQAQVLNLLADLQQQFRLAYLFISHDLSVVRHIAHEVLVMYLGHVMEQGPKAEIFERPAHPYTQALLASTPGVGPRDTKRIVLRGELPSPLNPPSGCVFSSRCPYAVERCRAERPLERVVGGTRLAACHFSEQFLDSGFPDVRAAAPLPASATADNAVLPG, encoded by the coding sequence ATGAAACCGGTTGTCCAAGCCAATGGGCTGCGGCAGGTCTACAAGATACGGCGTGGCATGTTCCGCGAGCCGGCGCAATTGCAGGCCGTTGGCGGCGTCTCGTTTGCGATCGAAGCCGGCAAGACGCTGGCGGTGGTGGGTGAGTCGGGCTGCGGCAAGTCGACGCTGGCGCGCATGGTGTCGCTGATCGAGAAGCCCGTCGGCGGCGAGCTCATCCTCGACGGCACGGATGCGGTGCACACGCCGATGGCCGACCGGCGTCGCCTGCGCCAGGCGGTGCAACTCGTGTTCCAGAACCCTTACGGGTCGCTCAATCCGCGCAAGAAAATCAGTGCGGTGCTCGAAGCGCCGCTGGAGATCAACACCAGCCTGTCGAAGGCCGAGCGCGCCGAGCGCGCCCGGGCGATGCTGGCGCAGGTGGGCTTGCGGCCCGAATATGCTAACCGCTACCCGCACATGTTCTCGGGCGGCCAGCGCCAGCGCATCGCGATCGCCCGCGCGCTCATGCTCAACCCCAAGCTGCTGGTCGCCGACGAGCCGGTGTCGGCCCTGGATGTGTCGATCCAGGCCCAAGTGCTCAACCTGCTGGCCGACCTGCAGCAGCAGTTCCGTCTCGCCTACCTCTTCATTTCGCACGACCTGTCGGTGGTCAGGCACATCGCCCACGAGGTGCTGGTCATGTACCTGGGCCATGTGATGGAGCAGGGGCCCAAGGCCGAAATATTCGAGCGGCCGGCGCATCCCTACACACAGGCGCTGCTGGCCTCCACGCCCGGCGTCGGGCCACGCGACACCAAGCGCATCGTGCTTCGCGGCGAACTGCCGTCTCCGCTGAATCCGCCCAGCGGCTGCGTGTTCTCCAGCCGCTGCCCGTACGCGGTGGAGCGCTGCAGGGCGGAGCGACCGCTGGAGCGCGTCGTGGGCGGCACCCGGCTCGCCGCCTGCCACTTTTCCGAGCAGTTCCTGGACTCGGGCTTTCCCGATGTTCGGGCTGCTGCGCCTTTACCGGCATCAGCCACTGCCGATAATGCTGTTCTCCCCGGCTAA
- a CDS encoding ABC transporter substrate-binding protein, whose amino-acid sequence MKLTRYRKHFAIAALALAAAAGAGAKTLVFCSEGSPENFYPGVNTTGTSFDAAEPIYNRIVEFERGGTKVTPGLAEKWDISADGKVYTFTLRKGVKWHSHRAFKPTRDFNADDIIFSMDRQGKESHPFFKVTSSNHSYWNDTGMPRLVKAIEKVDDYTVRITLNSPEAPFLANLAMPFAAIQSKEYADAMLKAGTPEKIDQEPIGTGPFYQVQYQKDAVIRYKSFPQYWGGKAKIDDLVYSITPDASVRWAKLQKGECHVMPYPNPADLEAMMKDPKVQILDQPGLNVGYLAYNVTKKPFDDVRVRKAVNMAINKKAILDGVYLGSGIAAKNPLPPSMSAYNDAIKDDPYDPEGAKKLLAQAGHPNGFTTDLWAMPVQRPYNPNAKRIAELMQADLAKVGIKAEIKTFEWGEYRKRMQAGEHQMGMLGWTGDNGDPDNFLAVLLGCESSRTNGSNVAKFCHQPFEDLIQKAKSESKPAERDKLYKQAQVIFKEQAPWFTIAHAVQLKPVRKDVVDFKLSPFGRHSFYGVDIKE is encoded by the coding sequence ATGAAACTGACCCGCTATCGCAAACACTTCGCGATCGCTGCCTTGGCGCTCGCCGCGGCCGCGGGCGCCGGCGCCAAGACGCTGGTGTTCTGCTCGGAAGGCAGCCCCGAAAACTTCTATCCCGGTGTCAACACCACCGGCACCTCGTTCGACGCCGCCGAGCCGATCTACAACCGCATCGTCGAGTTCGAGCGCGGCGGCACCAAAGTCACGCCGGGGCTGGCCGAGAAGTGGGACATCTCCGCCGACGGCAAGGTCTACACCTTCACCCTGCGGAAGGGCGTGAAGTGGCACAGCCACCGCGCCTTCAAGCCCACGCGTGACTTCAACGCCGACGACATCATCTTCTCGATGGATCGCCAGGGCAAGGAGAGCCACCCCTTCTTCAAGGTCACCAGCTCCAACCATTCGTACTGGAACGACACGGGCATGCCGCGCCTGGTGAAGGCCATCGAGAAGGTGGACGACTACACCGTGCGCATCACCCTGAACTCGCCCGAGGCGCCGTTCCTGGCGAACCTGGCGATGCCGTTCGCGGCGATCCAGTCCAAGGAATACGCGGACGCGATGCTCAAGGCGGGAACGCCCGAGAAGATCGACCAGGAGCCGATCGGCACCGGCCCGTTCTACCAGGTGCAGTACCAGAAGGACGCGGTGATCCGCTACAAGTCCTTCCCGCAATACTGGGGCGGCAAGGCCAAGATCGACGACCTGGTGTACTCGATCACGCCGGACGCCTCGGTGCGCTGGGCCAAGCTGCAAAAGGGCGAGTGCCATGTCATGCCGTACCCGAACCCGGCTGACCTGGAGGCGATGATGAAGGACCCGAAAGTGCAGATCCTGGACCAGCCGGGCCTGAACGTCGGCTACCTCGCCTACAACGTGACCAAGAAGCCGTTCGACGACGTGCGCGTGCGCAAGGCCGTGAACATGGCAATCAACAAGAAGGCGATCCTCGACGGCGTCTACCTGGGATCCGGCATCGCCGCCAAGAACCCGCTGCCGCCGTCCATGTCGGCCTACAACGACGCGATCAAGGACGACCCGTACGATCCGGAAGGCGCCAAGAAGCTGCTGGCCCAGGCCGGCCATCCCAACGGCTTCACCACCGACCTGTGGGCCATGCCGGTGCAGCGCCCCTACAACCCGAACGCCAAGCGCATCGCCGAGCTGATGCAGGCCGACCTGGCCAAGGTCGGCATCAAGGCCGAGATCAAGACCTTCGAGTGGGGCGAGTACCGCAAGCGCATGCAGGCCGGCGAGCACCAGATGGGCATGCTGGGCTGGACCGGCGACAACGGCGACCCGGACAACTTCCTGGCCGTGCTGCTGGGCTGCGAGTCGTCCAGGACCAATGGCTCGAACGTGGCCAAGTTCTGCCACCAACCCTTCGAGGACCTGATCCAGAAGGCCAAGAGCGAATCCAAGCCGGCGGAGCGCGACAAGCTCTACAAGCAGGCGCAGGTGATCTTCAAGGAGCAGGCGCCCTGGTTCACCATCGCCCACGCGGTGCAGCTCAAGCCGGTGCGCAAGGACGTGGTCGACTTCAAGCTGTCGCCGTTCGGCCGCCACAGCTTCTACGGCGTCGACATCAAGGAATAA
- a CDS encoding 5'-methylthioadenosine/adenosylhomocysteine nucleosidase, with translation MRTAIVSAMHEELSAVLDLMPDEQRQEAAGREFWVGHLHGQDVVAVLSRIGKVAAATTAAVLIERFRVDRIVFTGVAGGLAPGVNRGDVVVAEAFLQHDLDASPIFPKYEVPLYGLERFATDARLTAELEAAVRRALPGTRLHRGLVASGDRFVSTTAESLALQAALPDALAVEMEGAAIAQACHDFRVPFAAVRTVSDRADDEAHGDFVSFIREVASRHSAAIVEALLSAG, from the coding sequence ATGCGCACGGCAATCGTCTCCGCGATGCACGAGGAACTTTCGGCGGTCCTGGACCTGATGCCCGACGAGCAGCGGCAGGAAGCGGCCGGGCGGGAGTTCTGGGTGGGGCACCTGCACGGGCAGGACGTGGTCGCCGTGCTGTCGCGGATCGGCAAGGTGGCGGCGGCCACCACCGCGGCGGTGCTCATCGAGCGCTTCCGGGTCGACCGCATCGTGTTCACCGGGGTGGCCGGCGGGCTGGCGCCCGGCGTGAACCGCGGCGACGTGGTGGTTGCCGAGGCCTTCCTGCAGCACGACCTGGACGCCTCGCCCATCTTCCCCAAGTACGAGGTGCCGCTCTACGGCCTGGAGCGCTTCGCCACCGACGCCCGGCTCACGGCCGAACTCGAGGCCGCCGTGCGGCGGGCCCTGCCGGGCACGCGGCTGCACCGCGGGCTGGTGGCCAGCGGCGACCGTTTCGTCTCCACCACCGCCGAGAGCCTGGCGCTGCAGGCGGCCTTGCCCGATGCGCTGGCGGTCGAGATGGAGGGGGCCGCGATCGCGCAGGCCTGCCACGATTTCCGCGTGCCCTTCGCCGCGGTGCGCACCGTGTCCGACCGCGCCGACGACGAGGCCCACGGCGACTTCGTGAGCTTCATCCGCGAGGTCGCCAGCCGCCATTCGGCGGCGATCGTGGAGGCCTTGCTCAGCGCAGGCTGA
- a CDS encoding transporter gives MVLPQARLAEVKDCARAVLLAAAALAGAPLWAAGGHHAVDDAIILGPGECEIESWITRSDRGNQALRLGGQCGVAGLEIGIAAEPVREAGRTNTFYGAQLKLAREFAPGWHAGLSVSPVGQTREPPRYAGTGVSALLTWMPMEALAFHLNAGRDLLHGQADQARHGAALDWTPVRAWSFTVERYLLDATHFVRAGARWFASEQWAFDLSRAQQLHGERASNWTLGLTVSLR, from the coding sequence GCGCGCCGTGCTGCTGGCCGCCGCCGCCCTGGCCGGCGCGCCGCTGTGGGCGGCGGGCGGGCATCATGCGGTGGACGACGCCATCATCCTCGGCCCCGGCGAGTGCGAAATCGAGAGCTGGATCACGCGCAGCGATCGCGGCAACCAGGCGCTGCGCCTCGGCGGGCAGTGCGGGGTCGCCGGGCTCGAGATCGGCATCGCGGCCGAGCCGGTGCGCGAAGCCGGCCGGACGAATACCTTCTATGGCGCCCAGCTGAAATTGGCCCGCGAGTTCGCGCCGGGGTGGCATGCGGGACTGTCCGTGTCGCCCGTCGGGCAGACGCGGGAGCCGCCGCGCTACGCGGGCACCGGCGTGTCCGCGCTGCTCACCTGGATGCCGATGGAGGCACTCGCGTTCCACCTGAACGCCGGCCGCGACCTGCTGCACGGACAGGCCGACCAGGCCCGCCACGGCGCGGCGCTCGACTGGACCCCGGTCAGGGCCTGGTCATTCACCGTCGAGCGCTACCTGCTGGACGCCACGCATTTCGTCCGCGCCGGCGCGCGCTGGTTCGCCAGCGAGCAGTGGGCCTTCGACCTGAGCCGCGCCCAGCAGCTGCACGGTGAGCGCGCATCGAACTGGACGCTCGGCCTGACGGTCAGCCTGCGCTGA